The Arenicella xantha genome window below encodes:
- the ispE gene encoding 4-(cytidine 5'-diphospho)-2-C-methyl-D-erythritol kinase, producing MVAIVNSPTLSRLVWPAPAKINLMLHVVGKRSDGYHELQTVFQFLDYGDELTFDITQDGEVRRNYDFGFSVESDLCLRAALLLKQFAADDCGVIIDLLKRLPMGGGLGGGSSDAATVLIALNQLWNVGLTRDKLAELGLQLGADVPVFIYGRAAWAEGVGEQLSAINLRQPWYLVLNPNISVSTAQIFSNKHLTATPHMKKIRALEKDAEIVSIDALFSQGVNQLEPIVRAEYPEVNYLLEWLSQYGSPRMSGSGGSVFLPLDSQQQGLDILANKPRNSLGFVAKGMNFHPLLIEEG from the coding sequence ATGGTCGCAATAGTTAATTCGCCGACTTTGTCGCGATTGGTTTGGCCCGCCCCAGCGAAAATAAATTTAATGCTGCATGTCGTTGGCAAGCGTTCTGACGGATATCACGAATTACAAACGGTATTTCAGTTTCTCGACTATGGCGATGAGCTGACTTTCGATATCACGCAAGACGGCGAAGTGCGTCGAAACTACGATTTCGGGTTCTCGGTTGAGTCGGATTTATGTTTACGAGCGGCGCTACTTTTAAAACAATTCGCTGCCGATGACTGCGGTGTGATAATCGATTTGCTTAAGCGTTTACCGATGGGGGGTGGTTTGGGCGGTGGGAGCTCCGATGCGGCGACTGTGCTAATTGCCCTTAATCAGTTGTGGAATGTAGGGCTAACGCGCGACAAGTTGGCTGAGCTTGGTCTTCAATTAGGCGCCGATGTGCCGGTATTTATTTATGGGCGAGCTGCGTGGGCAGAGGGTGTTGGTGAGCAATTGTCAGCGATTAATTTGCGTCAACCATGGTATTTAGTACTGAACCCGAATATATCGGTGTCAACAGCGCAAATTTTTTCGAATAAACATTTGACAGCGACCCCTCATATGAAGAAAATACGCGCTCTCGAGAAAGACGCCGAAATTGTTTCAATTGACGCGTTGTTTTCACAAGGAGTAAATCAACTTGAACCAATCGTTCGAGCGGAATACCCCGAAGTGAATTATCTTCTCGAGTGGCTTAGTCAGTATGGCAGTCCACGCATGAGTGGATCCGGCGGATCAGTTTTTTTACCGCTTGATTCACAACAGCAAGGGCTTGATATTCTGGCTAATAAGCCTCGAAACTCTTTAGGTTTCGTTGCCAAGGGGATGAATTTTCACCCTTTATTGATAGAAGAAGGATAA
- the lolB gene encoding lipoprotein insertase outer membrane protein LolB produces the protein MWMRYCWLIGLVLTVSACTSVPKPDMDGVGREWLSDASRFAEPTRLFLELNNWQYQAKVGVKTPRANEQANLIWRYGDESHEVRLFGPLGAGAVKIQFDQFGVVLSDNKGNVHRGNSAEKLLTEIVGWPIPIEALTYWLFAIPNPQHSYRYQVDESGQVALLQQLGWSIQWSSYQPYHAEHSLPRKLIATKSLRNGKQVVVRLVTKGWKWSQ, from the coding sequence ATGTGGATGCGCTATTGCTGGCTAATTGGTTTGGTTCTTACTGTGAGTGCGTGTACCAGTGTTCCCAAGCCTGACATGGATGGAGTTGGCCGTGAATGGTTATCTGATGCTAGTCGTTTTGCGGAGCCAACACGGTTGTTCTTAGAACTCAATAATTGGCAGTATCAGGCCAAGGTCGGCGTAAAGACTCCGCGTGCTAACGAACAAGCCAATTTAATTTGGCGGTATGGCGATGAATCACATGAAGTCAGGTTGTTCGGGCCATTGGGTGCGGGAGCGGTCAAGATTCAATTCGACCAATTTGGTGTGGTATTAAGCGACAACAAGGGTAATGTGCATCGCGGCAACAGTGCTGAAAAGTTGTTAACTGAAATTGTTGGCTGGCCGATTCCGATTGAAGCGCTCACTTATTGGCTATTCGCGATTCCTAATCCGCAGCATAGCTATCGTTACCAAGTGGATGAGTCGGGGCAGGTAGCGCTATTGCAACAACTTGGTTGGTCTATTCAGTGGTCTTCGTATCAGCCATATCATGCTGAGCACAGTTTGCCGCGCAAGTTGATAGCTACAAAATCACTACGTAATGGCAAGCAGGTCGTGGTGAGACTCGTTACAAAAGGCTGGAAATGGTCGCAATAG
- a CDS encoding tetratricopeptide repeat protein: MTNFYQRSASPYLLGKILMCMVSVSLVGACASSGSGPSGVSPDAVIGLNADQIEVVSDAELASDPDLPMQDLDADTLEKLLLSNLASFTGQWDQATLNALDVARSSGDFRVARLATMLALRNDDYVTAAAGGRLWVELKPASEDAQNMYLLSLVGAGETGEAIQAIEKQAQHRQMDDYVKQLAALLVRQKNDVSGFAIASYLVEQYPDSAQVLLSSAYVAESFDLYEAAEAWVAKALVMRPSWDLAAQMKANLLYAQGKTEQRSEFVAEFVEANPKSVAMRINHAAELARGKDYQGAYQLILEVLQDAPNNNGALQYAGALAEALGQPDRAIKHYKRAMQEYPQDDDVRWSLARLAVGQEQYITAERLFSEIRREDLLFRASIQAANMRYETQGVDAAIDALWSIEPTSSEEWLELVETRNFLLMRALRYEEALGYINEAILYVPESVELLYARALVTAELNRVELAEQDFRRVIEIQPDHANALNALGYTLADQTDRYEEARELIQQALQMRPKDAHILDSMGWVLYRMQEYAEAIDYLQQAYAASPEIEIAAHLGEVLWESGETERATQVWEESFKQDSNNPVLNKTLERYGIRFPNAAASAE; the protein is encoded by the coding sequence ATGACAAATTTTTACCAACGTAGCGCTTCGCCTTATCTGCTCGGCAAGATACTGATGTGTATGGTGTCGGTTAGCCTTGTCGGAGCCTGTGCCAGCTCAGGGAGCGGGCCGTCAGGTGTAAGTCCTGACGCGGTGATTGGATTGAATGCTGATCAGATTGAAGTGGTGTCGGACGCGGAGCTTGCGAGCGATCCTGATTTGCCAATGCAGGATCTTGATGCGGATACCTTGGAAAAATTATTGTTGTCGAACCTCGCTTCGTTTACCGGTCAGTGGGATCAGGCAACACTCAATGCACTAGATGTTGCGCGGTCAAGTGGCGACTTCCGAGTGGCAAGATTGGCAACGATGCTTGCTTTGCGCAATGACGATTACGTCACTGCAGCTGCCGGAGGCCGGCTTTGGGTGGAGCTAAAGCCAGCCAGTGAAGATGCGCAAAATATGTATCTGTTGTCATTAGTGGGGGCGGGCGAGACCGGTGAGGCGATCCAGGCGATTGAAAAGCAGGCACAGCATCGGCAGATGGATGACTATGTAAAACAGCTGGCGGCGCTTCTGGTTCGGCAGAAGAATGATGTGTCTGGATTTGCGATTGCTAGCTATTTGGTAGAGCAATATCCCGACTCTGCGCAAGTGTTGCTGAGCTCAGCCTATGTTGCCGAGTCGTTTGACCTTTATGAAGCGGCCGAGGCGTGGGTTGCTAAGGCTCTAGTGATGCGGCCTAGTTGGGATTTGGCGGCTCAGATGAAGGCTAATTTGCTGTATGCCCAAGGCAAGACTGAGCAGCGCTCTGAGTTTGTCGCTGAGTTTGTTGAGGCCAATCCAAAATCCGTTGCGATGCGGATTAATCATGCGGCCGAGCTGGCACGCGGCAAGGACTATCAAGGTGCTTACCAGCTCATATTAGAAGTGTTGCAAGATGCACCAAACAATAATGGCGCATTGCAATATGCCGGTGCGTTGGCGGAGGCCTTGGGGCAGCCCGATCGAGCGATTAAGCACTACAAGCGTGCTATGCAGGAATACCCTCAAGATGATGATGTGCGTTGGTCGCTGGCGCGACTTGCCGTTGGTCAAGAGCAATATATTACTGCCGAACGGTTGTTTAGTGAGATTCGACGTGAGGACTTGTTGTTCCGAGCCAGTATTCAAGCCGCCAATATGCGTTACGAAACTCAGGGCGTTGATGCAGCGATAGATGCGTTATGGTCGATTGAGCCGACCAGCTCGGAGGAATGGCTGGAGTTGGTAGAGACTCGAAATTTCTTGTTGATGCGGGCTTTGCGGTATGAAGAGGCGCTGGGATATATCAATGAAGCTATCTTGTACGTGCCCGAGAGCGTTGAGTTGCTCTACGCTCGAGCATTAGTGACCGCTGAGTTGAATAGAGTGGAGTTGGCTGAGCAAGACTTTCGCAGAGTTATCGAGATCCAGCCGGATCATGCAAACGCGCTAAATGCGCTTGGTTACACATTGGCTGATCAAACAGATCGTTATGAAGAAGCCCGTGAGTTAATCCAGCAAGCCTTGCAAATGCGCCCCAAAGACGCGCATATTTTAGACAGTATGGGGTGGGTTCTGTATCGCATGCAAGAATATGCCGAGGCCATTGACTATTTGCAGCAAGCTTACGCGGCAAGTCCTGAAATCGAAATAGCTGCGCACTTAGGTGAGGTGTTATGGGAGTCTGGCGAAACCGAGCGCGCCACTCAGGTCTGGGAAGAGTCATTCAAGCAGGACAGCAATAATCCAGTGTTGAATAAAACCCTAGAGCGTTATGGTATACGGTTTCCCAATGCGGCAGCGTCAGCTGAGTAG